From one Candidatus Poribacteria bacterium genomic stretch:
- a CDS encoding long-chain-fatty-acid--CoA ligase produces the protein MNIGSLLTKSARSFPENLAIAYGSKASTYAEFNARANRLANGLNRLGVQQGDNVAVLMYNCPEMLESMFACFKAGCGTIPINFRLHPREFAFIINHSEAKVAIISPEFNEAISDIRGAIPQVSCIISVSEAQEPFLNYESVLSAESDRFEDAEVAPDDVAWLFYTSGTTGQPKGAMLTHRNLLGMTMNFYADMCPGFGPNDVALHAAPLSHGSGCYALPNVGKAAANIILEAKSFDPEQTLKTIEAYRVTNMFAAPTMIKLLTDSPAVDKYDHSSLKALNYGGAPMLVEDLMQAMEKLGPCLVQLYGQAESPMTITYLSHNDHVLDGDPDQMKRLASAGIPRTDVEVKIVDPDDNELSPGEMGEIVTRSDLVMKGYWRDPEATAETLRNGWLHTGDVGYIDESGYLFLMDRSKDLIISGGENVYPREIEEVIVQHPAVREVAVIGVPDPTWGESIKAVVSLAAEKEVTEMELINFCTDHIARYKRPKSIDFVEDLPKNNYGKILKRELREKYWRGKASQVI, from the coding sequence ATGAATATCGGTAGCCTACTGACAAAATCTGCTCGAAGTTTTCCTGAAAACCTCGCAATTGCATATGGCTCCAAGGCATCTACATATGCCGAATTTAACGCGCGAGCCAACCGTCTGGCAAACGGATTGAATCGCCTCGGTGTCCAGCAGGGGGATAACGTGGCGGTGTTGATGTATAACTGTCCTGAAATGTTGGAGTCGATGTTTGCTTGCTTCAAGGCGGGTTGCGGTACTATACCTATTAATTTCCGGCTACACCCCAGAGAGTTTGCCTTTATCATCAACCATTCCGAAGCCAAAGTAGCGATCATCTCGCCTGAATTCAACGAGGCAATCAGCGACATCCGTGGCGCCATTCCACAAGTCAGTTGTATTATCAGCGTGTCCGAAGCACAGGAACCGTTTTTGAATTACGAGAGCGTGCTATCCGCCGAATCAGATCGTTTTGAGGATGCGGAGGTTGCGCCCGATGATGTGGCGTGGCTCTTTTATACCTCCGGTACGACGGGTCAACCCAAAGGCGCGATGCTGACGCACCGTAATCTACTCGGCATGACGATGAATTTCTATGCTGACATGTGCCCGGGATTTGGTCCCAACGACGTTGCACTCCACGCTGCTCCCTTATCGCACGGAAGTGGATGCTACGCCCTGCCTAACGTCGGCAAGGCGGCGGCTAACATCATTCTGGAGGCAAAGTCCTTTGATCCGGAGCAGACGCTGAAAACGATCGAGGCGTACCGTGTGACAAATATGTTCGCTGCGCCGACCATGATCAAACTATTGACAGATAGCCCGGCGGTAGACAAATACGATCACAGTTCCTTGAAGGCGTTAAACTACGGCGGCGCGCCCATGTTGGTCGAGGATCTGATGCAGGCGATGGAAAAACTAGGCCCCTGCCTCGTCCAACTTTATGGGCAGGCGGAATCTCCTATGACCATCACCTATCTTTCTCACAATGACCACGTCCTTGATGGGGATCCGGATCAGATGAAGCGACTCGCATCAGCGGGTATCCCGCGTACCGATGTAGAAGTGAAGATTGTCGATCCCGACGATAATGAACTCTCACCCGGTGAGATGGGGGAAATCGTTACGCGCTCGGATCTGGTGATGAAAGGGTACTGGCGAGATCCTGAAGCCACCGCTGAGACGCTGCGGAATGGATGGCTGCATACCGGAGACGTAGGATATATCGATGAATCTGGCTACCTCTTTCTGATGGATCGGTCAAAGGACCTCATTATCAGCGGCGGCGAAAACGTCTATCCGCGGGAAATTGAGGAGGTCATCGTCCAGCATCCAGCGGTCCGAGAAGTCGCCGTTATCGGTGTTCCGGATCCAACGTGGGGTGAGTCGATAAAAGCGGTCGTCTCCCTTGCGGCTGAGAAAGAGGTCACAGAGATGGAGCTAATCAACTTCTGCACAGATCATATCGCCCGCTACAAACGACCCAAATCAATTGATTTTGTGGAGGACCTGCCTAAGAATAACTACGGAAAAATCCTCAAGCGGGAGTTGAGAGAAAAATATTGGAGAGGAAAAGCGAGTCAAGTAATATAA
- a CDS encoding CPBP family intramembrane metalloprotease, with protein MSSIKWKVINTLLKALERYAILTAGRQDLRKRGQPVNPWTKEQREKYLRGWDRQTTIVLLGASVLLTLYRFIGRRRVFTQYFGKFFVQHPLKRIFPYFYWFWMSAVTLLLLPILVVKFGIKDKVRDYGFHLTHGKLGWGFVLGGWLLMLPLIVLVLQIFPAFQQKYPLSPIAGTNWKVFIAYEISYGVYMFCWEFFFRGFMLFGLEKRFGNYSILIQTIPFVVKHGTKPFAEAMGSVVAGFVLGVLALETRSFIYGAAIHWLVAMSMDVLALAWK; from the coding sequence ATGTCCTCCATTAAGTGGAAAGTGATAAATACGCTGTTGAAAGCCCTTGAGAGATATGCTATACTAACCGCGGGGAGGCAAGATCTGAGGAAACGAGGACAACCTGTGAACCCTTGGACAAAAGAACAAAGGGAAAAATACTTACGTGGCTGGGACCGGCAGACGACAATTGTCTTGCTTGGCGCGTCTGTACTATTGACATTATACCGCTTTATCGGACGCAGAAGGGTCTTTACTCAGTACTTTGGAAAGTTTTTCGTTCAGCATCCGCTCAAGAGAATTTTTCCGTACTTCTATTGGTTCTGGATGAGTGCGGTCACGCTGCTGTTGTTGCCAATCCTTGTGGTCAAATTCGGCATAAAGGACAAAGTCCGTGACTATGGCTTTCACTTGACTCACGGAAAGTTGGGTTGGGGATTTGTCCTCGGTGGCTGGCTACTCATGCTGCCACTGATTGTCCTAGTCCTACAAATTTTCCCTGCCTTCCAACAGAAATATCCGCTTTCCCCTATTGCTGGAACCAACTGGAAAGTGTTTATTGCGTACGAAATTTCTTACGGCGTTTACATGTTCTGTTGGGAGTTCTTTTTCCGTGGCTTTATGCTTTTCGGGTTGGAGAAACGGTTTGGCAATTATAGCATTCTCATTCAAACTATCCCGTTCGTTGTCAAGCACGGCACCAAGCCCTTTGCAGAAGCGATGGGTTCAGTTGTTGCGGGATTTGTGCTTGGCGTCCTCGCTCTGGAGACACGGTCATTTATCTACGGCGCAGCAATCCACTGGCTTGTCGCCATGTCGATGG